A window of Exiguobacterium sp. Helios genomic DNA:
GCTCCGATATAGGTCCGGCGGTGTCCTCGGATCTCGGCTTCATCACGGACTCCACCAAGCGAGACACGTACGAATTTGCGCTCGAGCGCTGTAGCAATTGAACGGGCGAGTGAGGTCTTCCCTACTCCCGGAGGACCGGCCAGGCATAAAATCGGACCGCGTAACGAATCTGTCAACTGGCGGACTGCCAAGTATTCCAAAATCCGTTCTTTTACTTTCTCGAGACCGTAATGATCTTCATCTAATTGGTCCGATGCGGCTTCGACATTCAGGAAGTCGTCGGTCGCTTCGTTCCACGGAAGGGAAAAGAACCATTCGAGATAGTTTCGGATCACACCGTGTTCCGGACTCGTTGCCGGCACGACGGAAAGACGATTAATCTCTTTTTCGATATTGATGACTGCCGTTTCCGACAAATCAAGCATTGCCAGTTTTTCTTTATACTTCACGGCGTCACTTTCAGCGGAGACTGCTTCTCCACCAAGTTCCTGTTGAATCGTCTTCAGTTGTTCACGAAGATAGTATTCACGTTGCGACTGTTCAATCGTCTTTTTCGTCCGTTCCCGCATTTCGCGTTCCAGTTCGACGACTTCATATTCATGTTTCATGACATCAAGCAGCATGACCCCGCGTTCAACCGGATCGTTTTCTTCGAGGAATTCCTGTTTTTTCGCGATGTCGATCGGCAATTTCGACGCGATGTAATCCGTCAACGAGTCGAGTCGTTCATATGTTTCAAAACGACGTCGTTCGTCCGTCCCGATTCCTTTGATGCGTGATACCAATTGCCCGAACTGTTCCTTGATCAGACGGACGAGCGCTTCCTGCTTCGCCCCTTTGATGTCTGCTTTTTCAATCGGTTCAATGTTTGCTTGGTACCCTTCGTCCGTTTCCGTTACTTGATCAATCCGGACACGTTCTTTACCGATGACCCGCACGCGGACCGTATCGTTTCCAAGCTCACTCATTTTTGCAATCTGAACAAGTGTACCGATCGTATGCAGGCCGTCAACAGACGGTTCTGCTTCCGGATCACGTTGCGTAACGACGACCAGATCAATTTCATGTTCTTTCGACGCCAGTAATGCTTTTAGCGAGACAGGACGCCCGACATCAATCGTCAGGCCGATTAATGGGTATGCGACGACACCACGTAGTGGCAATAATGGATATTGTTTTGTCTTCATCAAAAATCTCCTCCTAAACAAAAAGACTCGGAAAGGCGTACAAGTAGCCTCCGAGCCGATTTGTCACGGTGTTACGCCGTTTCTTTTTCTTTACCATGTTCAATTGTGCCATCTTTCAACTCGAGCGTTGGACCGCGTTTTCCAGTCAACGTTTCCGCTGTGATGATGACTTTCGCAATATCTTCACGCGATGGAATCTCAAACATGATATCAAGCATCGTTTCTTCAATGATTGAACGAAGACCACGTGCTCCTGTTTTCCGTTCAATTGCAAGTTTCGCAATCTCAACGAGTGCATCAT
This region includes:
- the lon gene encoding endopeptidase La, which gives rise to MKTKQYPLLPLRGVVAYPLIGLTIDVGRPVSLKALLASKEHEIDLVVVTQRDPEAEPSVDGLHTIGTLVQIAKMSELGNDTVRVRVIGKERVRIDQVTETDEGYQANIEPIEKADIKGAKQEALVRLIKEQFGQLVSRIKGIGTDERRRFETYERLDSLTDYIASKLPIDIAKKQEFLEENDPVERGVMLLDVMKHEYEVVELEREMRERTKKTIEQSQREYYLREQLKTIQQELGGEAVSAESDAVKYKEKLAMLDLSETAVINIEKEINRLSVVPATSPEHGVIRNYLEWFFSLPWNEATDDFLNVEAASDQLDEDHYGLEKVKERILEYLAVRQLTDSLRGPILCLAGPPGVGKTSLARSIATALERKFVRVSLGGVRDEAEIRGHRRTYIGAMPGRIIRGLKQAGTNNPVFLLDEIDKMANDFRGDPSSAMLEVLDPEQNNSFSDHYIEEPFDLSNVLFIATANDVSNIPGPLLDRMELIQIGGYTEQEKTEIAIRHLLSKQLKEHGLKKSQLTVKPDALQEVVRRYTREAGVRSLERVIGALCRKAAKQIAMGEKKRVTVTKRNLPDFLGKPIYRYGQSELEDTIGAVTGLAYTAFGGDTLTIEVSLAPGKGKLQLTGKLGDVMQESAQTAYSFVRANAEAFKIDPNFYETQDIHIHVPEGAVPKDGPSAGITIATALISALTKRPVRRDVGMTGEITLRGRVLPIGGLKEKSLAAHRAGLTTILMPQDNTRDIDDIPETVRDGIRFIPVATMDQVLEHALKGE